ATCGGCGAGGGCTGGGCCGTCACCTTCAAGATCGAGAGCCACAACCACCCGAGCTACATCGAGCCCTTCCAGGGCGCGGCCACGGGCGTCGGCGGCATCGTGCGCGACATCATCTCGATGGGCGCGCGGCCGGTCGCGGTCATGGATGCCCTCCGCTTCGGTGCCATCGACCACGCCGACACGGCGCGCGTCGTGCCGGGCGTCGTCAGCGGCATCAGCCACTACGGCAACTGCCTGGGGCTGCCCAACATCGGCGGTGAGACCGTCTTCGACGCCGTGTACCAGGCCAACCCGCTCGTCAACGCGCTCGCCGTCGGCGTGCTGCGGCACGAGGATCTGCACCTCGCGAACGCCCGCGGCGTCGGCAACAAAGTCGTGCTGTTCGGCGCGCGCACCGGTGGCGACGGCATCGGCGGAGCATCCATTCTGGCCAGCGACACGTTCAGCGAGGGCGGGCCGACGAAGCGGCCCGCGGTGCAGGTCGGCGACCCCTTCGCCGAGAAGGTGCTCATCGAGTGCTGCCTCGAGCTGTTCGCGGCCGATCTCGTGCAGGGCATCCAAGACCTCGGCGCCGCCGGCATCTCGTGCGCCACGAGCGAGCTCGCGAGCAACGGCGATGGCGGCATGGTCGTCGACCTCGACCGGGTGCTGCTGCGCGACCCCTCGCTGACGGCCGAGGAGATCCTGATGTCGGAGAGCCAGGAGCGCATGATGGCGATCGTCGAGCCGAGCAAGCTCGACGCCTTCCTCGCCGTCACCGCCAAGTGGGATGTCGAGACGAGCGTGCTCGGCGAGGTGACCGACACGGGTCGGCTCATCATCCACTGGCAGGGCGAGACGATCGTCGACGTCGACCCGCGCACGGTCGCGATCGACAGCCCCGTGTACCACCGGCCCTTCGCGCGGCCCGCCTGGCTCGACGCCCTGCAGGCCGACGGCAGCGCCCGGCTCGCGCGCCCGGCCGACGACGCCGAACTGCGCGCGCAGGCGCTGCAGGTGCTCGGCGGGCCGAACCTCGCCGACACGAGCTGGATCACCGACCAGTACGACTACTACGTCGGCGGCAACACGGCGCTCGCGACGCCCGACGATGCGGGCATGATCCGCGTCGACGAGGTCAGTGGCCTCGGCGTCGCGCTCGCGACCGACGCCAACGGCCGCTACTGCCAGCTCGACCCCTACGTCGGCGCGCAGCTCGCCCTCGCCGAGGCGTACCGCAACGTCGCCGCGACGGGAGCCGCGCCCCGCGCCGTCAGCGACTGCCTCAACTTCGGCAGCCCCGAGAACCCCGATGTCATGTGGCAGTTCGAGCGGGCCGTCACGGGTCTCGCCGACGCGTGCCTCGAGCTGGGCATCCCC
The sequence above is a segment of the Microcella humidisoli genome. Coding sequences within it:
- the purL gene encoding phosphoribosylformylglycinamidine synthase subunit PurL yields the protein MTSPVQIPAPDTVANAAATPEKVQPFEALGLKADEYQAIKDLLGRRPTSGELAMYSVMWSEHCSYKSSKVHLKQFGSKVTDEMRTHLMVGMGENAGVVDIGEGWAVTFKIESHNHPSYIEPFQGAATGVGGIVRDIISMGARPVAVMDALRFGAIDHADTARVVPGVVSGISHYGNCLGLPNIGGETVFDAVYQANPLVNALAVGVLRHEDLHLANARGVGNKVVLFGARTGGDGIGGASILASDTFSEGGPTKRPAVQVGDPFAEKVLIECCLELFAADLVQGIQDLGAAGISCATSELASNGDGGMVVDLDRVLLRDPSLTAEEILMSESQERMMAIVEPSKLDAFLAVTAKWDVETSVLGEVTDTGRLIIHWQGETIVDVDPRTVAIDSPVYHRPFARPAWLDALQADGSARLARPADDAELRAQALQVLGGPNLADTSWITDQYDYYVGGNTALATPDDAGMIRVDEVSGLGVALATDANGRYCQLDPYVGAQLALAEAYRNVAATGAAPRAVSDCLNFGSPENPDVMWQFERAVTGLADACLELGIPVTGGNVSFYNQTGDVPIHPTPVVAVMGVIDHVDRRLPSGWQDEGENLYLLGVTRDELDGSVWADVVHGHLGGLPPRVDLTAEKNLASLMAAAAEEALVTSAHDLSEGGLLATLAEGVLRFGLGARVWLTELMERDGVDALAALLSESQARVLVSVAREDDVKFRGLCEGRDVPVLRVGVTDSEVDGLEIQDRFTLSLAELRHAHRDTLPARFGPLVAG